The proteins below are encoded in one region of Deinococcus budaensis:
- a CDS encoding ACT domain-containing protein produces MAPQLILSVLGGAAPTRFAVAQLAPDAPLPAPGGALFSLTRTPDELSLVCEESLVPAGAGHQDGWAALKLHGPFDFGLTGILAAVLDPLRDAGVGIFALSTFDTDYVLVPAARLAEARAALRGAGHTVTD; encoded by the coding sequence ATGGCCCCGCAACTCATCCTCTCCGTGCTCGGCGGCGCGGCGCCCACCCGCTTCGCCGTCGCCCAGCTCGCCCCGGACGCGCCCCTCCCCGCGCCCGGCGGCGCCTTGTTCAGCCTGACGCGCACCCCGGACGAACTCTCGCTGGTGTGCGAGGAAAGCCTCGTTCCGGCGGGGGCCGGGCACCAGGACGGCTGGGCGGCCCTGAAGCTGCACGGCCCCTTCGACTTCGGGCTGACCGGCATCCTGGCCGCCGTGCTGGACCCGCTGCGGGACGCCGGGGTGGGGATCTTTGCGCTGAGCACCTTCGACACCGACTATGTGCTGGTCCCGGCGGCGCGGCTCGCGGAGGCGCGGGCGGCGCTGCGGGGGGCGGGCCACACGGTCACGGACTAA
- a CDS encoding DinB family protein has translation MRLTLTQIPFTLRTEAEMTTTPTTDSATILSPAAFLAHWQGHRALTRRVIEAFPEEQLFTFSAAPPMRSFGQMAWEMHGVAEYTLGGLVTDRWPTPDWTADGPPPQERAALLAAWNALTARLDAELPGVPAARYPQTKALSWGEMTAFDAAIYAIDNEIHHRAQGYVYLRALGLEPPPFWER, from the coding sequence ATGCGTCTGACCCTGACGCAAATCCCGTTTACGCTGCGGACGGAGGCCGAGATGACGACTACGCCCACAACCGACAGCGCCACCATCCTGAGTCCCGCCGCCTTTCTGGCCCACTGGCAGGGCCACCGCGCCCTGACCCGCCGGGTGATCGAGGCCTTTCCGGAAGAACAGCTCTTTACCTTCAGCGCCGCGCCCCCCATGCGCTCCTTTGGACAGATGGCGTGGGAGATGCACGGCGTCGCGGAGTACACGCTGGGCGGGCTGGTGACCGACAGGTGGCCGACCCCCGACTGGACGGCGGACGGTCCCCCTCCGCAGGAAAGGGCCGCGCTGCTGGCCGCCTGGAACGCCCTCACCGCCCGTCTGGACGCCGAGTTGCCCGGCGTGCCTGCCGCCCGCTACCCGCAGACCAAGGCCCTGTCCTGGGGAGAGATGACGGCCTTTGACGCCGCGATCTACGCCATCGACAACGAGATTCACCACCGCGCCCAGGGCTACGTGTACCTGCGGGCGCTGGGGCTGGAGCCGCCGCCCTTCTGGGAGCGGTGA
- a CDS encoding DinB family protein, whose amino-acid sequence MNEPDLLLEAFRRNGRVNGVLLAALTPADFDLSDGRGGWTVERHLRHMAGFRVGWLWNLSREHAGPLLDHTQKDADGDPQWRWHDCPPTELAAAFAAGDEAAVKAVQAHLASGEPFADPWNEGAYRSNPAHFLQHTIVHDSHHRGQMMALLRLGGRTREEMDALEGHWAIWRA is encoded by the coding sequence ATGAACGAACCTGACCTGCTGCTCGAAGCCTTCCGCCGCAACGGGCGCGTGAACGGGGTGCTGCTCGCCGCCCTGACGCCCGCCGACTTCGACCTCAGCGACGGCCGGGGTGGCTGGACAGTCGAGCGGCACCTGCGGCATATGGCGGGCTTTCGCGTCGGCTGGCTGTGGAACCTGTCGCGCGAACACGCGGGCCCACTCCTCGACCACACCCAGAAGGACGCGGACGGCGACCCCCAGTGGCGCTGGCACGACTGCCCGCCCACCGAGCTGGCCGCCGCCTTCGCTGCGGGTGACGAGGCCGCCGTGAAGGCGGTGCAGGCGCACCTGGCCTCCGGAGAACCCTTCGCCGACCCCTGGAACGAGGGCGCCTACCGCTCCAACCCCGCCCACTTCCTTCAGCACACCATCGTCCACGACAGCCACCACCGGGGCCAGATGATGGCGCTGCTGCGGCTGGGCGGCCGGACGAGAGAAGAGATGGACGCGCTGGAGGGGCACTGGGCGATCTGGCGGGCATGA
- a CDS encoding helix-turn-helix transcriptional regulator, with product MYDPSMRVLTVLELLQARETVTGAELARRLEVSPRTVQRYVARLQDLGIPVEGRRGVGGAYRLKPGFRLPPLMFTGEEALSLALGLQALRHLGLQALAPAAQAAGAKLGRTLPHPLRELVGALEDAVQLGASPGVVTTDAALLARLLEAVRAARTVGFEYVSLHGEATARAVDVYRAVHLGGRWYAVGWCHLRGARRCFRLDRMRGLSVQEESFTPPEAFDALAYLRATLSDLPPTHEISVWLASPPGELAGRVSPWHTDLTPEGGGARLKTQREDLEGFAAFVLGLGCDFRVDSPPQLREVFGRLAGRCAAAQAGHTLAHDPGPCAGRPAAG from the coding sequence ATGTACGACCCCTCCATGCGGGTGCTGACCGTGCTGGAACTGCTGCAAGCGCGGGAGACCGTGACGGGCGCGGAACTGGCGCGGCGGCTGGAGGTCAGTCCGCGCACCGTGCAGCGCTACGTGGCGCGGCTGCAAGACCTGGGCATTCCGGTGGAGGGCCGCCGGGGGGTGGGCGGCGCCTACCGCCTGAAACCCGGCTTCCGGCTGCCGCCGCTGATGTTCACGGGGGAAGAGGCGCTCAGCCTGGCGCTGGGCTTGCAGGCGCTGCGGCACCTGGGGTTGCAGGCGCTGGCCCCGGCGGCGCAGGCGGCGGGTGCCAAGCTGGGCCGGACCCTGCCGCACCCCCTGCGGGAGCTGGTCGGCGCGCTGGAAGACGCGGTGCAGCTGGGCGCCTCGCCCGGGGTGGTCACGACCGACGCGGCGCTGCTCGCGCGGTTGCTGGAGGCAGTGCGGGCCGCGCGGACGGTGGGGTTCGAGTACGTCTCGCTGCACGGGGAAGCCACGGCGCGCGCCGTGGACGTGTACCGCGCCGTTCACCTGGGCGGGCGCTGGTACGCCGTGGGCTGGTGTCACCTGCGCGGGGCGCGGCGCTGCTTCCGGCTGGACCGGATGCGCGGGCTGAGCGTGCAGGAAGAGAGCTTCACCCCGCCCGAGGCCTTTGACGCCCTGGCTTACCTGCGCGCCACCCTGAGCGATCTGCCGCCCACCCACGAGATCAGCGTCTGGCTGGCCTCCCCGCCGGGGGAACTGGCGGGCCGCGTCTCGCCGTGGCACACCGACCTCACGCCCGAAGGCGGCGGCGCCCGCCTGAAGACCCAGCGTGAGGACCTGGAGGGGTTCGCCGCCTTTGTGCTGGGCCTGGGCTGCGACTTCCGGGTGGACAGCCCGCCCCAGCTGCGGGAGGTGTTCGGGCGGCTGGCCGGGCGCTGCGCCGCCGCGCAGGCCGGGCATACACTGGCCCATGACCCAGGACCCTGTGCAGGGCGGCCCGCTGCCGGATGA
- a CDS encoding thymidine phosphorylase, with protein MTSPSSSLHVPDLIRQKRDGSEHSRAELEGLILGYTRGEVPDYQISAWLMAVYLRGMTPQETADLTLVMADSGDQMDLGTLPRTVDKHSTGGVGDKTSLILTPMLAALGLTVAKMSGRGLAHTGGTIDKLESFPGWTPELPEDRFLAQAREIGLALVGQSRDLAPADGKLYALRDVTATVDCLPLIASSIMSKKLASGAHTVVLDVKVGAGAFMRTLDDGRALARAMVDIGTRAGRQVRAVLTDMDTPLGHLAGNSLEVQEALMTLRGEGPEDLTELCVALAVEALAAYGEDPAQAEARARATLADGSALAKFRAFVGAQGGDASRVDHPERLDVAPGRAEIVAPASGFVERIDALSVGRAVLVLGGGRERKGEAIDHGVGVELLRKPGEAVQAGEAVLRLYHREGRGLDAARALLEVGLTVTAQAPQAQPLILDRVN; from the coding sequence ATGACTTCCCCCTCCTCCTCTCTGCACGTGCCCGACCTGATTCGCCAGAAGCGCGACGGCTCAGAGCACAGCCGCGCCGAACTCGAGGGGCTGATCCTGGGCTACACCCGGGGCGAGGTGCCCGACTACCAGATCAGCGCGTGGCTGATGGCCGTGTACCTGCGCGGGATGACCCCCCAGGAGACGGCCGACCTGACGCTGGTGATGGCCGACTCGGGCGACCAGATGGACCTCGGGACGTTGCCGCGCACGGTGGACAAGCACTCGACCGGCGGGGTGGGCGACAAGACCAGCCTGATCCTGACGCCGATGCTGGCGGCGCTGGGCCTCACGGTCGCCAAGATGAGCGGGCGCGGGCTGGCGCACACGGGCGGCACCATCGACAAGCTGGAGAGCTTTCCCGGCTGGACGCCCGAGCTGCCCGAGGACCGCTTTCTGGCCCAGGCCCGTGAGATCGGCCTCGCGCTGGTGGGGCAGTCCAGGGACCTCGCGCCCGCCGACGGCAAGCTCTACGCCCTGCGCGACGTGACCGCCACCGTGGACTGCCTGCCCCTGATCGCCAGTTCCATCATGAGCAAGAAACTGGCCTCGGGAGCGCACACGGTCGTCCTCGACGTGAAGGTGGGCGCCGGGGCCTTTATGCGGACGCTGGACGATGGCCGGGCACTTGCCCGCGCGATGGTGGACATCGGCACCCGCGCCGGGCGGCAGGTGCGCGCGGTCCTGACCGACATGGACACGCCGCTGGGCCACCTGGCCGGAAACAGCCTGGAGGTGCAAGAAGCCCTCATGACCCTGCGCGGCGAAGGTCCCGAGGACCTCACCGAGCTGTGTGTGGCCCTGGCCGTCGAGGCGCTGGCGGCGTACGGGGAGGACCCGGCCCAGGCGGAAGCCCGCGCCCGCGCGACCCTGGCAGACGGCTCGGCCCTGGCGAAGTTCCGCGCTTTTGTGGGCGCCCAGGGCGGGGACGCCTCGCGGGTGGACCACCCCGAGCGGCTGGACGTGGCGCCCGGCCGCGCCGAGATCGTGGCCCCCGCTTCCGGCTTCGTGGAGCGCATCGACGCCCTCTCGGTGGGCCGCGCCGTCCTGGTGCTGGGCGGCGGGCGCGAACGCAAGGGCGAGGCCATCGACCACGGGGTCGGCGTCGAGCTGCTCCGCAAACCCGGCGAGGCTGTGCAGGCGGGAGAGGCGGTGCTGCGGCTCTACCACCGGGAGGGCCGGGGCCTGGACGCCGCCCGCGCGCTGTTGGAAGTGGGTCTGACGGTGACGGCCCAGGCGCCCCAGGCCCAGCCGCTGATTCTGGACCGGGTGAACTGA
- a CDS encoding DinB family protein, with the protein MMDIPGTYAYLVRARRDLWATLEAVPDEVLSRPLLRGERFHSIKDLVAHTARVEDGWIHHTILRDAPVEDAFPAIQAAGDGPVYAGFPLAELLAYWRAVEASTLAYLATLTGDDLARVVEDTPEEHFRLDGLLWHVMLHEVRHTAQIAALLRTQGLRPPSLDLLFYLPNLRQS; encoded by the coding sequence ATGATGGATATTCCTGGAACCTACGCCTACCTCGTCCGCGCCCGCCGGGACCTGTGGGCCACGCTGGAGGCCGTGCCCGACGAGGTGCTGTCGCGCCCGCTGCTGAGGGGTGAGCGCTTCCATTCCATCAAGGACCTCGTGGCCCACACCGCCCGCGTGGAGGACGGCTGGATTCACCACACCATCCTGCGCGACGCGCCCGTGGAAGACGCTTTCCCGGCGATCCAGGCCGCCGGGGACGGCCCGGTCTACGCGGGGTTCCCCCTGGCCGAGTTGCTGGCCTACTGGCGGGCGGTGGAGGCGAGCACCCTGGCTTACCTCGCCACGCTGACCGGCGACGACCTGGCGCGTGTCGTGGAGGACACGCCGGAGGAACACTTCCGGTTGGACGGCCTGCTGTGGCACGTGATGCTGCATGAGGTCCGGCACACGGCACAGATCGCCGCGCTTCTGCGCACACAGGGCCTGCGGCCGCCCTCGCTGGACCTGTTGTTCTACCTGCCGAACCTCCGCCAATCCTGA
- the ftsH gene encoding ATP-dependent zinc metalloprotease FtsH, which yields MRRLNPWLIVLFVLALFLMFSQAPTSGRASVNYNVFKDLLAQDRVERVVVRDGAAQVTLTQPTSVEVIGAPEPREVPGFSVRLPSNQATPDSGLINQLETQGVDYRFEAPSQWLGILLNFLPILLLIGLMYFFFMRAQGGQSGVMQFGQSKAKKYGKENRVQTKFTDVAGHEEAKRELIEVVDFLKNPGKYHQIGAEIPKGVLLVGPPGTGKTLLARAIAGEADVPFFSVSASEFMEMFVGVGASRVRTLFEDARKSAPAIMFIDEIDSIGRKRGAGIGGGHDEREQTLNQILSEMDGFDKASNVIVLGATNRPDVLDPALLRPGRFDRQVTIDLPNLKEREAILKVHLRNKPLGEGVDVPEIAKSTPYFSGADLKNVTNEAALEAARIGKTQIDMSDFYRALDKITLGLENGSLTISPEEKRAIAFHEAGHAITAAVIPGSDKLQKVSIIPRGRALGAAFYLPEEQVLMSKERLENQLVVSLGGRAAEEVFMGSVTSGAADDFRKATNIARKMVLEWGMGENFKNMALTTDSGPVFLGEDMAKPKAFSEHTSQLVDEDVKRILHRAYDRAKSLVTEYGTAMHEVAEALLTQELITGDVVREAVARAGGTPQPTPQPTA from the coding sequence TTGAGGCGGCTCAATCCCTGGCTGATTGTCCTGTTCGTTCTGGCGCTGTTCCTGATGTTCTCTCAGGCACCCACGAGCGGGCGGGCCAGTGTCAATTACAACGTGTTCAAGGACCTGCTGGCGCAAGACCGCGTCGAGCGGGTCGTCGTGCGGGACGGGGCGGCGCAGGTCACGCTGACCCAGCCCACCAGCGTCGAGGTGATCGGCGCCCCCGAACCCCGCGAGGTGCCCGGCTTCAGCGTGCGGCTGCCCAGCAACCAGGCCACCCCCGACAGCGGGCTGATCAACCAGCTCGAGACCCAGGGCGTGGACTACCGCTTCGAGGCGCCCAGCCAGTGGCTCGGCATCCTGCTGAACTTCCTGCCCATCCTGCTCCTCATCGGCCTGATGTACTTCTTCTTCATGCGCGCCCAGGGCGGCCAGAGCGGCGTGATGCAGTTCGGCCAGAGCAAGGCCAAGAAGTACGGCAAGGAAAACCGCGTGCAGACCAAGTTCACCGACGTGGCCGGGCACGAGGAGGCCAAGCGCGAGCTGATCGAGGTCGTCGACTTCCTGAAAAATCCCGGCAAGTACCACCAGATCGGCGCCGAGATTCCCAAGGGCGTGCTGCTGGTCGGCCCTCCCGGGACTGGTAAGACGCTGCTGGCCCGCGCCATCGCGGGTGAGGCGGACGTGCCCTTCTTCAGTGTCAGTGCCTCCGAGTTCATGGAGATGTTCGTGGGCGTGGGCGCCAGCCGGGTGCGGACCCTCTTCGAGGACGCCCGCAAGAGTGCCCCCGCGATCATGTTCATCGACGAGATCGACTCCATCGGGCGCAAGCGCGGCGCCGGGATCGGCGGCGGTCACGACGAGCGTGAGCAGACCCTCAACCAGATCCTCTCCGAGATGGACGGCTTCGACAAGGCCAGCAACGTGATCGTGCTGGGGGCCACCAACCGCCCCGACGTGCTGGACCCCGCGCTGCTGCGCCCCGGCCGCTTCGACCGTCAGGTGACCATCGACCTGCCGAACCTCAAGGAGCGCGAAGCCATTCTCAAGGTCCACCTGCGCAACAAGCCGCTGGGCGAGGGCGTGGACGTGCCCGAGATCGCCAAGAGCACCCCGTACTTCTCGGGCGCCGACCTCAAGAATGTGACCAACGAGGCCGCGCTGGAAGCCGCCCGCATCGGCAAGACCCAGATCGACATGAGCGACTTTTACCGGGCGCTCGACAAGATCACCCTGGGCCTGGAAAACGGCTCGCTGACCATCAGCCCCGAGGAAAAGCGCGCCATCGCCTTCCACGAGGCCGGGCACGCGATCACGGCGGCCGTGATTCCCGGCAGCGACAAGCTCCAGAAGGTCAGCATCATCCCGCGTGGCCGGGCGCTGGGGGCGGCCTTCTACCTGCCCGAGGAGCAGGTGCTGATGAGCAAGGAGCGGCTGGAAAACCAGCTGGTCGTGTCGCTGGGAGGCCGCGCCGCCGAGGAGGTCTTTATGGGCAGCGTGACCTCGGGCGCCGCCGACGACTTCCGCAAGGCGACCAACATCGCCAGGAAGATGGTGCTGGAGTGGGGCATGGGCGAGAACTTCAAGAACATGGCCCTGACCACCGACTCCGGCCCGGTGTTCCTGGGCGAGGACATGGCCAAGCCCAAGGCCTTTTCCGAGCACACCTCGCAGCTGGTGGACGAGGATGTCAAGCGTATCCTGCACCGCGCCTACGACCGCGCCAAGAGTCTGGTCACCGAGTACGGCACCGCCATGCACGAGGTCGCCGAGGCGCTGCTGACCCAGGAACTGATCACGGGTGACGTGGTCCGCGAGGCCGTGGCCCGCGCGGGCGGTACCCCGCAGCCCACGCCGCAACCGACCGCCTGA
- a CDS encoding tetratricopeptide repeat protein, whose protein sequence is MIDVATTWQQACTALAGDDYDTAFSVLTGAMHEAAKPTRARLALYLASVHALYGDAALAEVGAALQQARTLDPALRGDPLYLALNAELGARTLGAEAAPPAPEVRAAADPLARYHALAALSLAEQPQGALDLELALSELPRHLGWRLRSWQADAEEQLGHTEQAAHLYAEAAHHAQGLNRAVMLQEGAALQLQLGDPAAAATLLEQARALYTGRDPEEEGLNLATWHYLQAQALLNLGKPEEALSAVREADRLERTHGDPSYGVALVWGQVLTHLGQHEEALRHFERALALAQGPDRPYAQHELGVALLDLDRPVEARERLEAVLSDPEYPYAPEVLADLAECDYRLGRLQEAQTAAEQALAQGAVIPASLVLGSVALEYYHLDEALEHYERVIREAAPESRDWVTGHQMAADVMAQQGFLNPAAAYAHAQQALAHTPESDDWHSTLRDHLTKAETLMGQGGGRMLN, encoded by the coding sequence ATGATCGATGTCGCCACCACCTGGCAGCAGGCTTGCACGGCGCTCGCGGGGGACGACTACGACACGGCCTTCAGCGTGCTGACCGGCGCGATGCACGAGGCCGCCAAGCCCACCCGGGCGCGGCTCGCGCTGTACCTGGCGAGCGTCCACGCGCTGTACGGCGACGCCGCGCTCGCGGAGGTCGGCGCGGCCTTGCAGCAGGCCCGCACCCTCGACCCGGCGCTGCGGGGAGACCCCCTCTACCTGGCCCTGAACGCCGAGCTGGGCGCCCGCACCCTGGGCGCCGAGGCCGCCCCACCCGCGCCCGAGGTGCGGGCGGCGGCCGATCCGCTGGCCCGCTATCACGCCCTGGCGGCCCTCTCGCTGGCCGAGCAGCCCCAGGGCGCGCTGGACCTCGAACTGGCGCTTTCCGAGTTGCCCCGCCACCTGGGCTGGCGGCTGCGCAGCTGGCAGGCCGACGCGGAAGAGCAGCTCGGCCACACCGAGCAGGCCGCGCACCTGTACGCAGAAGCGGCCCACCACGCGCAGGGCCTCAACCGCGCGGTGATGCTTCAGGAGGGAGCGGCCTTGCAGTTGCAGCTGGGCGACCCGGCGGCGGCAGCCACGTTGCTGGAGCAGGCCCGGGCGCTGTACACCGGCCGCGACCCCGAGGAGGAGGGCCTGAATCTGGCGACCTGGCACTACCTCCAGGCGCAGGCGCTGCTGAACCTCGGCAAGCCGGAGGAGGCCCTGAGCGCCGTGCGCGAGGCCGACCGCCTGGAGCGCACCCACGGCGACCCCAGCTACGGGGTGGCGCTGGTGTGGGGGCAGGTGCTGACCCACCTGGGCCAGCACGAGGAAGCGCTGCGGCATTTCGAGCGGGCGCTGGCGCTGGCGCAGGGTCCCGACCGGCCCTACGCCCAGCACGAACTGGGGGTGGCGCTGCTCGACCTCGACCGTCCCGTGGAGGCGCGCGAGCGGCTGGAGGCGGTGCTCTCGGACCCCGAGTACCCCTATGCCCCCGAGGTCCTGGCCGACCTGGCCGAATGCGACTACCGCCTGGGCCGCTTGCAGGAGGCCCAGACCGCCGCCGAGCAGGCGCTGGCGCAGGGCGCGGTGATTCCGGCCAGCCTGGTGCTGGGCAGCGTGGCGCTGGAGTATTACCACCTTGACGAGGCGCTGGAGCACTACGAGCGGGTGATTCGCGAGGCGGCCCCCGAGAGCCGCGACTGGGTCACCGGGCACCAGATGGCCGCCGACGTGATGGCCCAGCAGGGCTTTCTGAACCCCGCCGCCGCCTACGCCCACGCCCAGCAGGCGCTGGCCCACACCCCCGAGAGCGACGACTGGCACAGCACCCTGCGCGACCACCTGACCAAAGCCGAGACGCTGATGGGCCAGGGCGGCGGGCGAATGCTGAATTGA
- a CDS encoding DUF1905 domain-containing protein codes for MEFSGPLWFWRGPAPWYFVTVPAQHGGSLKAASGLVTYGWGMIPVRARVGRTEWKTSLFPKEGLYVLPVRASVRQAEGIGEGDLVTVRMEIGK; via the coding sequence ATGGAGTTCAGCGGCCCGCTGTGGTTCTGGCGCGGTCCGGCCCCGTGGTATTTCGTGACCGTTCCGGCCCAGCACGGCGGCTCGCTGAAAGCGGCCTCCGGTCTGGTGACCTACGGCTGGGGCATGATCCCGGTTCGCGCCCGGGTGGGCAGAACCGAATGGAAGACCTCGCTGTTTCCCAAAGAGGGCCTCTATGTCCTGCCGGTCCGGGCCAGCGTCCGGCAGGCTGAAGGGATCGGCGAGGGAGACCTCGTGACCGTCCGAATGGAGATCGGAAAATAG
- a CDS encoding (4Fe-4S)-binding protein, whose protein sequence is MTQDPVQGGPLPDDLARGKAYAGDEVTVYYDAPRCVHVANCVRGLPAVFRPRERPWIQVWNEADAARVAEVVRTCPTGALHYALHGAPPEAPAVPTTITPVTDGPLTLRGDLRLQTPAGELREVRAALCRCGASGNKPFCDGTHARIGWKSDQPGGQAPPDQRGDGHPEEGQQADGARRD, encoded by the coding sequence ATGACCCAGGACCCTGTGCAGGGCGGCCCGCTGCCGGATGACCTCGCGCGCGGCAAGGCGTATGCGGGCGACGAAGTGACCGTCTACTACGACGCGCCGCGCTGCGTCCACGTCGCCAACTGCGTGCGCGGCCTCCCCGCCGTGTTCCGGCCCAGGGAGCGTCCCTGGATTCAGGTCTGGAACGAGGCCGACGCCGCGCGGGTGGCCGAGGTCGTGCGGACCTGTCCCACGGGCGCGCTGCACTACGCGCTGCACGGCGCTCCCCCCGAGGCGCCCGCCGTGCCCACCACCATCACCCCGGTCACCGACGGCCCCCTGACCCTGCGCGGCGACCTGCGGCTCCAGACTCCGGCGGGCGAGCTGCGCGAGGTCCGCGCCGCCCTGTGCCGCTGCGGCGCGAGCGGAAACAAGCCTTTTTGCGACGGCACCCACGCCCGCATCGGCTGGAAGAGTGACCAGCCTGGCGGTCAAGCGCCCCCGGATCAGCGCGGCGACGGCCACCCGGAAGAAGGGCAGCAGGCGGACGGGGCGCGGCGGGATTAG